In one Cloacibacillus porcorum genomic region, the following are encoded:
- a CDS encoding DVU_1553 family AMP-dependent CoA ligase encodes MISALESLTAEITGFSTPIDDKVMLRWQLSQIRAAMRRAAEKNTAYAKRFAAVDISAIDSYEALRLIPFTYPEEIAAEPEVFNCEAGRNIARITSLRTSGSLGAPKRIYFTERDLQRTVRLFEMGMAPIIGTYGKRCLVMMSDASPGSIASLLKEGVERSGVPTVIYGNIRDIDNAAGAVCRGDTIVGIPAQIIHLCRKYPWLRPESVLLSADYVPAPAAHAIRKLWRCRVYTHYGMTETCFGCAVQCRESGAQHLRHDSLLIEIVDPASGRQLDFGREGEVVVTAFANEAMPLFRYRTGDIASLSTVRCECGSSLPRLGRVRGRLKNRMEIDGFQFCIEALDDVLYNNPGLWRYETEIIGGGDNKELLIKVQGDDSLKISDLYTELASLLPPALEVKITFADPLTLPFCKRRIAVR; translated from the coding sequence ATGATATCGGCTCTTGAAAGTTTGACCGCTGAAATCACAGGATTTAGTACTCCGATAGACGATAAAGTGATGCTGAGATGGCAGCTCTCGCAGATAAGAGCTGCGATGCGGCGGGCGGCGGAGAAAAATACCGCCTATGCCAAGCGTTTTGCCGCTGTGGATATCTCCGCAATTGACTCGTACGAGGCGCTGAGGCTGATCCCCTTTACCTACCCGGAGGAAATCGCAGCTGAGCCGGAGGTCTTCAACTGTGAGGCGGGAAGAAACATCGCACGTATCACCTCTCTGAGGACCTCAGGCAGTCTGGGCGCGCCGAAAAGAATATATTTTACGGAGCGTGATCTCCAGCGCACCGTGCGTCTCTTCGAGATGGGAATGGCGCCGATAATCGGTACGTATGGCAAGAGGTGCCTTGTCATGATGTCCGACGCTTCGCCAGGAAGTATTGCCAGCCTGCTGAAAGAAGGCGTGGAGAGAAGCGGCGTACCGACGGTCATTTATGGCAACATTCGGGATATTGACAATGCTGCCGGAGCGGTGTGCCGGGGAGACACCATCGTCGGTATCCCCGCGCAGATCATCCACCTATGCCGCAAGTATCCGTGGCTACGTCCCGAGAGTGTGCTGCTTAGTGCTGATTATGTGCCCGCGCCTGCGGCACATGCGATCAGAAAATTGTGGCGATGCCGTGTATATACCCACTATGGAATGACGGAAACGTGTTTCGGCTGTGCAGTTCAGTGCCGCGAAAGCGGTGCGCAGCATCTGCGTCATGATTCGCTGCTGATTGAGATCGTCGATCCCGCGTCGGGCCGTCAGCTTGATTTTGGCAGAGAGGGAGAGGTCGTTGTTACCGCCTTTGCCAACGAAGCGATGCCTCTCTTTCGCTATCGCACAGGGGATATAGCATCATTAAGCACGGTGCGGTGTGAATGCGGCAGCTCGCTGCCGCGGCTTGGCCGCGTCAGGGGACGATTAAAAAATCGGATGGAGATTGATGGTTTCCAGTTCTGTATAGAGGCTCTCGACGACGTCTTATATAATAACCCCGGCCTGTGGCGGTATGAGACTGAAATCATTGGGGGCGGTGACAACAAGGAGCTACTGATAAAAGTTCAAGGTGACGATAGTCTAAAAATTTCTGATCTGTACACAGAGCTTGCGTCCTTGCTGCCTCCCGCTTTAGAGGTAAAAATCACATTTGCCGATCCACTGACGCTGCCCTTCTGTAAAAGGCGGATTGCGGTAAGATAA
- the trsM gene encoding DVU_1556 family methyltransferase, whose translation MKTCRCSLPSPGGIALTKHALELCRFPSGAKLADIGCGAGESVRYVNECTEFTMTGIDKDPAIAEAVTGDCCLCGDAAALPFAACTFDGIFFKCSFSKLSEPESALREAFRVLKVKGRLVVADFYALESEANFSGLMGRVERQEKISARFSAAGFTPLLFEDYTHGLREFWGQLIFDYGTEVLDELLGGCGKITAARCGYGLFIAERPWRK comes from the coding sequence ATGAAGACATGCCGCTGCAGCCTGCCTTCACCAGGTGGAATCGCGCTTACTAAGCATGCGCTGGAACTATGCCGTTTTCCCTCCGGGGCTAAGCTGGCAGATATAGGCTGCGGTGCCGGCGAAAGCGTCCGTTATGTAAATGAGTGCACCGAATTTACGATGACCGGTATAGATAAAGATCCGGCCATAGCAGAGGCTGTCACTGGTGACTGCTGCCTCTGCGGCGACGCGGCCGCGCTGCCATTTGCCGCGTGTACGTTTGACGGGATCTTCTTTAAGTGCAGCTTCTCAAAACTTTCGGAGCCTGAGTCAGCGCTTCGCGAGGCTTTTCGTGTGCTTAAAGTCAAGGGACGACTCGTCGTTGCCGATTTTTATGCCTTAGAGTCGGAGGCGAATTTCTCCGGTCTCATGGGACGTGTTGAGCGCCAGGAAAAGATTTCCGCCAGGTTTAGTGCTGCGGGATTTACGCCGCTTCTTTTTGAAGACTATACTCATGGCCTGCGTGAGTTTTGGGGACAGCTGATCTTTGATTACGGAACGGAGGTCCTTGACGAATTGCTCGGCGGATGTGGAAAGATCACGGCTGCCAGGTGCGGTTACGGGCTATTTATCGCGGAAAGACCGTGGCGAAAATGA
- the trsS gene encoding radical SAM (seleno)protein TrsS translates to MEKMIRETGSICPICGRRLRAEIAVRNGATYLDKSCPEHGDFSVLIWKNKKSILSWYGDTAPMEGGGSFDCPAVCAESGLCSEHKNGTCCVVLEVTERCTLHCRYCFADKKGGPDTLFEELRREMAGFVVPGRTLVQLSGGEPTLRDDLPELVASAKGLGCKYVQLNSNGLRLAEDEAYVKKLAEAGLSFVFMQFDGTDDGIYKKLRGMPLFAVKERALANCAKYNLGVTLVPTVVPGVNDSAVGDILRYAAGKSPAVRGVHFQPVAHLGRIPGVPRDDSRLTLDELLCAIEEQTNGLVKAENLLPSQCDHPLCGFHGDFIVKRDGTLYPLTKKRSDGPSCCCGAESPADKNREFVGRRWQRNDNSCYGTSSVVEDMSDLDYFLSRLSTNGFTVTAMAFQDAGNLDVERLRLCSLHVAKNGKLVPFCVNYLTLWNDK, encoded by the coding sequence ATGGAAAAAATGATTAGGGAGACGGGCAGCATATGTCCTATCTGCGGACGGAGGCTGCGGGCGGAAATAGCCGTGAGAAATGGCGCCACCTATCTGGATAAGAGCTGTCCGGAGCATGGAGATTTCTCTGTGCTTATCTGGAAAAATAAAAAAAGCATACTTTCCTGGTATGGAGATACTGCGCCGATGGAAGGTGGCGGTTCTTTCGATTGTCCTGCGGTGTGCGCCGAAAGCGGGCTCTGTTCTGAACATAAAAACGGCACCTGCTGCGTCGTTCTTGAGGTGACGGAGCGTTGTACCCTGCACTGCCGCTACTGCTTTGCCGATAAAAAAGGCGGTCCCGATACTCTATTTGAAGAACTTCGCCGGGAGATGGCCGGTTTTGTCGTACCGGGACGGACGCTGGTCCAACTGAGCGGGGGAGAACCGACTTTGCGCGATGACCTGCCGGAGCTGGTAGCGTCCGCAAAAGGACTTGGCTGTAAGTATGTGCAGCTCAACAGCAACGGTCTACGGCTTGCCGAAGATGAGGCATATGTAAAGAAACTTGCCGAAGCGGGTCTCTCATTCGTTTTTATGCAGTTTGACGGCACCGACGACGGGATATATAAAAAATTGCGCGGCATGCCGCTCTTTGCCGTGAAAGAACGCGCCCTAGCCAACTGCGCGAAATATAACCTCGGCGTAACGCTCGTGCCGACAGTGGTGCCAGGCGTGAACGACAGCGCGGTGGGTGATATTCTGAGGTACGCGGCAGGTAAATCTCCCGCTGTACGCGGCGTACATTTTCAGCCAGTAGCCCATTTGGGACGCATCCCAGGTGTTCCAAGGGATGATTCGCGTCTCACTCTCGACGAACTGCTTTGCGCGATAGAGGAGCAGACGAATGGGCTCGTAAAGGCAGAAAACCTGCTGCCTTCACAATGCGATCATCCACTGTGCGGTTTTCACGGCGATTTTATAGTTAAAAGAGACGGTACTCTTTATCCTCTGACTAAAAAACGAAGCGATGGCCCCTCCTGCTGTTGCGGCGCGGAAAGCCCGGCGGATAAAAATCGCGAATTTGTCGGGCGCAGGTGGCAGCGGAATGATAACTCCTGCTATGGCACATCCAGTGTTGTGGAAGATATGTCGGATCTGGACTACTTTCTCTCTAGGCTTTCCACCAACGGTTTCACCGTTACCGCGATGGCCTTTCAGGACGCAGGCAATCTTGATGTGGAGCGCCTGCGCCTATGCAGCCTCCATGTCGCAAAAAATGGAAAGCTGGTTCCCTTCTGCGTAAATTATCTCACGTTATGGAATGACAAATGA
- a CDS encoding DVU_1557 family redox protein, giving the protein MEENKNLICSRCNVALEMHKAYFSYLDHSFNTEVMRCPSCGQVFIPESLAKGKMAQVEVSIEDK; this is encoded by the coding sequence ATGGAAGAAAACAAAAACTTGATCTGTAGCAGATGCAACGTGGCGCTGGAGATGCACAAGGCCTACTTCAGCTACCTGGACCATTCCTTCAACACCGAGGTCATGCGCTGTCCCTCCTGCGGGCAGGTATTCATTCCCGAGAGCCTTGCCAAAGGAAAGATGGCGCAGGTTGAAGTCTCGATAGAAGATAAATGA